From one Rhizobium sp. CIAT894 genomic stretch:
- the phnH gene encoding phosphonate C-P lyase system protein PhnH: MGLKTEALTGGFAEPVFHAQSVFKMLMDGMARPGTIQTVQPDAAPPTPLGIAAGAIALTLCDHDTSVWLSQRLAKSAAPEWLGFHTGAPLTTEKAEARFAFTEAGTALCSFGLFAAGTQEYPDRSTTLIIELAELEDGHRLALTGPGIQTVAEIAPVGLPETFLRLWTENRALFPRGIDIVLTSGKRFVCLPRTTKITATEI, translated from the coding sequence ATGGGTCTCAAGACAGAAGCCCTGACCGGCGGCTTTGCCGAGCCGGTCTTCCATGCACAAAGCGTCTTCAAGATGCTGATGGATGGTATGGCCCGACCCGGGACGATCCAGACGGTTCAGCCCGATGCTGCGCCGCCGACACCGCTCGGCATCGCCGCCGGCGCGATCGCGCTGACGCTTTGCGACCACGACACATCAGTCTGGCTTTCCCAGCGACTGGCGAAATCCGCCGCACCGGAGTGGCTCGGTTTCCACACCGGCGCGCCGTTGACCACCGAAAAAGCCGAAGCACGCTTTGCCTTCACCGAGGCCGGCACCGCGCTTTGCTCCTTCGGGCTTTTTGCGGCGGGCACGCAGGAATATCCCGACCGTTCGACGACCTTGATCATTGAGCTTGCCGAACTGGAGGATGGGCACAGGCTGGCGCTGACGGGTCCCGGCATCCAGACCGTGGCGGAGATCGCGCCTGTCGGCCTGCCGGAGACCTTCCTCAGGCTGTGGACCGAGAACCGCGCGCTCTTTCCGCGCGGCATCGACATCGTGCTGACCTCGGGCAAGCGCTTCGTCTGCCTGCCGCGCACCACCAAGATCACAGCAACGGAGATCTGA
- the phnG gene encoding phosphonate C-P lyase system protein PhnG → MISADSKDAASQTASGRKRAADLLARAERSELRAVWDALPQKPAAHPVRGPETGLVMVRGRIGGGGAPFNLGEVTVTRATVRLGSGSVGHAQALGTDREKARLAAIFDALWQEEATQDFVEQALLLPIAGRIAATERRKADETAATRVDFFTMVRGDN, encoded by the coding sequence ATGATATCAGCGGACAGCAAAGACGCTGCGTCACAGACGGCATCCGGGCGCAAACGCGCCGCCGATCTGCTGGCGCGAGCAGAACGCAGCGAACTCCGGGCGGTCTGGGATGCCCTGCCGCAAAAGCCTGCGGCGCATCCGGTGCGCGGACCGGAGACCGGGCTGGTGATGGTGCGCGGCCGCATCGGCGGCGGCGGAGCGCCCTTCAATCTCGGCGAAGTGACGGTGACGCGGGCAACCGTCCGGCTCGGTTCCGGCTCGGTCGGCCATGCGCAGGCGCTCGGCACCGACCGCGAGAAGGCCCGGCTTGCGGCGATCTTCGACGCGCTTTGGCAGGAGGAGGCGACACAGGATTTCGTCGAGCAGGCGCTGCTTTTGCCGATCGCCGGACGGATCGCCGCTACTGAGCGCCGCAAGGCCGACGAGACGGCGGCGACTCGCGTCGATTTCTTCACCATGGTGCGGGGAGACAACTGA
- the phnF gene encoding phosphonate metabolism transcriptional regulator PhnF, which yields MAGLKQVQRQTGVALWRQIADRIREAIGNGAYDETGMVPPETVLALQLGVNRHTVRSALAALAQEGIVRAVQGRGTLIERKERLNFPITRRTRFTSGIGDQAREMRSLLLDEAKEEASAKVARWLGLKQGEQVIRLETLRQADRRPVSKATSWFPAARFAGIGEAYRKHESITKAFADLGLPDYVRATTEVTAAHANTSDLADLELTPGAILLIAKAMNTDLDGVPVQYSISRFAADRVQFTIEN from the coding sequence ATGGCGGGATTGAAGCAGGTGCAAAGACAGACCGGCGTGGCGCTCTGGCGCCAGATCGCCGATCGGATTCGCGAGGCGATCGGCAACGGCGCCTATGACGAGACCGGAATGGTGCCGCCGGAAACCGTTCTGGCGCTGCAGTTGGGTGTCAACCGGCATACGGTGCGCAGCGCCCTGGCAGCCTTGGCGCAGGAGGGAATTGTCCGTGCGGTACAAGGTCGCGGCACGCTGATCGAGCGCAAGGAGCGGCTGAATTTCCCGATCACCCGGCGCACGCGCTTCACTTCAGGCATCGGCGACCAGGCGCGCGAGATGCGCAGCCTTCTGCTCGATGAGGCGAAGGAGGAAGCAAGCGCCAAGGTTGCCCGCTGGCTGGGCTTGAAGCAGGGAGAACAGGTGATCCGGCTGGAAACATTGCGCCAGGCAGACAGGCGGCCGGTTTCAAAGGCGACGAGCTGGTTTCCCGCAGCACGCTTCGCCGGCATCGGCGAGGCCTATCGCAAGCACGAATCGATCACCAAGGCCTTTGCCGACCTTGGCCTGCCGGACTATGTCAGGGCGACGACAGAAGTGACGGCGGCCCATGCGAACACATCAGACCTGGCCGACCTGGAGCTCACCCCCGGTGCGATCCTGCTGATCGCCAAGGCGATGAACACCGATCTTGACGGGGTGCCGGTGCAGTATTCGATCAGCCGCTTCGCAGCCGACCGGGTGCAGTTCACCATCGAGAATTAA
- a CDS encoding 2,3-bisphosphoglycerate-dependent phosphoglycerate mutase, whose amino-acid sequence MSGTLVLVRHGQSDWNLKNLFTGWKDPDLTELGIQEANAGGTALAEYGIKFDVAYTSALVRAQHTLKLILDKVGQPDLPTIRDQALNERDYGDLSGLNKDDARAKWGEEQVHIWRRSYDVPPPGGESLRDTGARVWPYYLTEILPRVLRGEKVLVAAHGNSLRSLVMVLDKLTKEGVLALNLATGVPMVYKLKADSTVASKEVLGDMSGAH is encoded by the coding sequence ATGAGCGGTACCCTCGTCCTCGTTCGCCACGGCCAGAGCGACTGGAACCTGAAGAATCTCTTCACCGGCTGGAAGGACCCGGATCTGACCGAGCTCGGTATCCAGGAAGCCAATGCCGGCGGCACCGCACTTGCCGAATACGGAATCAAATTCGACGTCGCCTATACCTCGGCGCTGGTGCGCGCGCAGCACACGCTGAAGCTCATCCTCGACAAGGTCGGCCAGCCCGATCTGCCGACGATCCGCGACCAGGCGCTGAACGAGCGCGACTATGGCGATCTCTCCGGCCTCAACAAGGACGATGCGCGCGCCAAATGGGGCGAGGAGCAGGTGCATATCTGGCGCCGCTCCTACGACGTGCCGCCTCCGGGTGGCGAAAGCCTGCGCGACACCGGCGCCCGCGTCTGGCCCTACTACCTCACCGAAATCCTGCCGCGCGTGCTGCGCGGCGAGAAGGTGCTGGTCGCAGCACATGGCAATTCGCTGCGTTCGCTGGTCATGGTGCTCGACAAGCTGACCAAGGAAGGCGTGCTCGCCCTCAACCTCGCGACCGGCGTCCCGATGGTTTACAAACTGAAGGCCGATTCCACCGTGGCTTCCAAGGAAGTGCTTGGCGACATGTCCGGCGCACATTGA
- the dapB gene encoding 4-hydroxy-tetrahydrodipicolinate reductase: MSDAAMKLVVVGAAGRMGQTLIRLIHSMEGVTLHAAVERAGSPFIGKDAGEIAGLGPTGVIIGDDPLQAFLHAEGVLDFTSPGATVEFSGLAAQARIVHVVGTTGCSVDDDTKIAAAARHARIVKSGNMSLGVNLLAVLTEQAAQALDPVDWDIEVLEMHHKHKVDAPSGTALLLGEAAAKGRNISLASKSVRVRDGHTGGREAGTIGFATLRGGSVIGEHSVLFAGEGEIVTLSHSAADRSIFARGAIKAALWARDKKPGLYSMLDVLGLSSQ, encoded by the coding sequence ATGAGCGATGCTGCGATGAAACTGGTGGTGGTTGGCGCAGCCGGGCGCATGGGTCAGACGCTGATCCGGCTCATTCATTCCATGGAAGGCGTGACGCTGCATGCCGCGGTCGAGCGCGCCGGCTCGCCCTTCATCGGCAAGGATGCCGGCGAGATTGCCGGCCTCGGGCCGACCGGTGTCATTATCGGCGACGATCCGCTCCAGGCCTTCCTGCATGCCGAAGGCGTGCTCGACTTCACCTCGCCAGGTGCAACCGTGGAATTTTCCGGCCTCGCCGCGCAAGCCCGCATCGTCCATGTCGTCGGCACGACCGGCTGCTCGGTCGACGACGATACGAAAATCGCCGCCGCGGCCCGCCATGCCCGCATCGTCAAATCGGGCAATATGAGCCTCGGGGTCAACCTGCTCGCCGTGTTGACCGAGCAGGCGGCGCAGGCGCTCGATCCTGTTGATTGGGATATCGAGGTCCTGGAAATGCACCACAAGCACAAAGTCGACGCCCCTTCCGGCACCGCGCTTCTGCTCGGCGAAGCGGCGGCCAAGGGCCGCAATATCTCTCTTGCCTCGAAATCAGTCCGGGTGCGCGACGGCCATACCGGCGGCCGCGAGGCCGGCACGATCGGTTTTGCGACGCTGCGCGGCGGCTCCGTCATCGGCGAACATTCGGTGCTTTTTGCCGGCGAAGGCGAAATCGTCACCCTGTCGCACAGCGCAGCAGACCGCTCGATCTTCGCGCGCGGCGCCATCAAGGCGGCGCTTTGGGCGCGCGACAAGAAGCCGGGTCTCTATTCCATGCTCGACGTGCTCGGGCTTTCTTCCCAATAA
- a CDS encoding ABC transporter ATP-binding protein → MEAAESRTQGVNSDTVTGILKRIIAENGRDHLWGYVFAIVCLIVVALSTAFTAWIMRAIIDEAFANRRADVVWIICLSIFIAFVLRGFASYGQAVALSKVGNNIVARYQRRLYSHLMTLSVGFFSEARSAHIAAQVSQNVSGIRDVLNLTITSTVRDLLTFISLIGVMVLQDPLLSLAVFIMAPPLLYALRYVSKRLRSATREAVHLNSHVLGAMQETIQGIAIVKAFTMEDELERKVNKLITGAESRANRIARLSERTSPLTESFAGFAVASVLAYAAYRSIYYNVPPGAFFSFVTALLLAYDPARRLARLQVQMERAVVNARMIYELLDMEPRQRDLPDAKPLAVTQARIEFRNVSFAYGNDSVLSGVSFIAEGGATTALVGPSGAGKSTVISLIPRFYDPREGEILIDGQDIAHITKKSLRQQLAYVSQQPYLFEGTIRDNIRYGRPEATDAEVEEAARLAYAHDFISAQPQGYETAVGENGVTLSGGQRQRLSIARALVRNAPILLLDEATSALDTESEAAVQKALDEAMTGRTVVVIAHRLSTVVRADKIVVMQQGRVVEQGNHETLAKVSDGLYARLNNLQRPSASDSN, encoded by the coding sequence TTGGAAGCGGCGGAAAGCAGAACGCAGGGCGTCAACAGCGATACCGTAACCGGCATCCTGAAACGCATCATCGCTGAAAACGGCCGCGATCATCTCTGGGGCTATGTCTTTGCGATCGTCTGTCTCATCGTGGTGGCGCTTTCGACGGCCTTTACCGCCTGGATCATGCGGGCGATCATCGACGAGGCCTTCGCCAACCGCCGTGCCGACGTCGTCTGGATCATCTGTCTTTCGATCTTCATTGCCTTCGTGCTGCGCGGTTTTGCGAGCTACGGCCAGGCGGTGGCGCTTTCGAAAGTCGGCAACAATATCGTCGCGCGTTACCAGCGCCGGCTCTATTCGCATCTGATGACGCTGTCGGTCGGCTTCTTCAGCGAGGCGCGCTCGGCCCATATCGCCGCACAGGTGAGCCAGAACGTCAGCGGCATCCGCGACGTGCTCAACCTGACGATCACCTCGACAGTGCGCGATCTCCTGACCTTTATCTCGCTGATCGGCGTGATGGTCCTCCAGGACCCGCTGCTCAGCCTCGCCGTGTTCATCATGGCGCCGCCGCTGCTTTATGCGCTGCGCTATGTTTCCAAGCGGCTGCGCTCGGCGACCCGCGAGGCGGTGCATTTGAACAGCCACGTCCTCGGCGCCATGCAGGAGACGATCCAGGGTATTGCCATCGTCAAAGCCTTCACGATGGAAGACGAACTGGAGCGCAAGGTCAACAAACTCATCACCGGCGCCGAAAGCCGCGCGAACCGGATTGCCCGGCTTTCCGAACGCACCTCTCCGCTGACCGAGAGTTTCGCAGGCTTTGCCGTCGCCAGCGTGCTCGCCTATGCCGCCTACCGCTCGATCTATTACAATGTGCCGCCAGGCGCTTTTTTCTCCTTCGTCACGGCGCTGCTGCTTGCCTATGACCCTGCCCGCCGGCTTGCCCGCCTGCAGGTGCAGATGGAGCGTGCCGTCGTCAATGCGCGGATGATCTACGAACTGCTCGACATGGAACCGCGCCAGCGTGACCTGCCGGACGCAAAGCCGCTGGCAGTGACGCAGGCGAGGATCGAATTCCGCAATGTTTCCTTTGCCTACGGCAATGACAGCGTGCTCAGCGGCGTCAGCTTCATCGCCGAGGGCGGCGCCACCACGGCGCTGGTCGGTCCCTCGGGCGCCGGCAAATCCACCGTCATCAGCCTCATTCCGCGCTTCTACGATCCGCGCGAAGGCGAAATCCTGATCGATGGACAGGACATCGCCCACATCACCAAGAAGTCGCTGCGCCAGCAGCTCGCCTACGTCTCACAGCAGCCCTACCTGTTCGAGGGCACGATCCGCGACAATATCCGCTACGGCCGGCCGGAAGCGACGGACGCCGAGGTGGAAGAGGCGGCCCGGCTTGCCTATGCGCATGACTTCATCTCGGCACAGCCGCAGGGTTACGAGACTGCAGTCGGAGAAAACGGCGTGACGCTGTCGGGCGGCCAGCGCCAGCGGCTGTCGATTGCGCGCGCCCTGGTGCGCAATGCGCCGATCCTGCTTCTCGACGAGGCGACGTCTGCCCTCGACACCGAATCCGAGGCGGCGGTTCAGAAGGCGCTCGACGAGGCGATGACCGGACGCACCGTCGTCGTCATCGCCCACCGGCTTTCGACCGTGGTGCGCGCCGACAAGATCGTCGTCATGCAGCAGGGCCGCGTCGTCGAGCAAGGCAATCACGAGACGCTTGCGAAGGTCAGCGACGGTCTTTACGCTCGTCTCAACAACCTGCAGAGGCCTTCGGCCTCCGATTCAAACTGA
- a CDS encoding glucokinase → MPKPNNSTAPMPFPILIGDIGGTNARFSILTDAYAEPKQFPNVRTADFATIDEAIQKGVLDKTAVQPRSAILAVAGPINDDEIPLTNCDWVVRPKTMIEGLGIEDVLVVNDFEAQALAVAALSDENRERIGDATGDMIASRVVLGPGTGLGVGGLVHAQHSWIPVPGEGGHVDLGPRSKRDYQLFPHIETIEGRVSAEQILCGRGLVNLYNAICIVDGIQPTMKDPADITSHALAGSDKAAVETVSLFATYLGRVAGDMAMVFMARGGVYLSGGISQKILPALKKPEFRAAFEDKAPHSALLRTIPTYVVTHPLAALAGLSSYARMPANFGVSTEGRRWRR, encoded by the coding sequence ATGCCAAAACCGAACAACAGCACCGCTCCCATGCCTTTCCCGATCCTGATCGGCGATATTGGCGGCACCAATGCCCGCTTCTCCATCCTGACCGATGCCTATGCCGAGCCGAAGCAGTTTCCAAACGTGCGCACGGCGGATTTTGCCACGATCGACGAAGCGATCCAAAAGGGCGTGCTCGACAAAACAGCGGTGCAGCCGCGCTCGGCAATCCTTGCTGTCGCCGGCCCGATCAACGACGACGAGATCCCACTGACCAATTGCGACTGGGTGGTACGGCCAAAGACGATGATCGAGGGCCTCGGCATCGAGGACGTGCTCGTCGTCAACGATTTCGAGGCGCAGGCGCTGGCAGTCGCCGCCCTTTCGGATGAGAACCGCGAACGCATCGGCGATGCCACCGGCGACATGATCGCTTCCCGCGTCGTGCTCGGACCGGGCACCGGCCTCGGCGTCGGCGGGCTGGTGCATGCCCAGCACAGCTGGATCCCGGTTCCCGGCGAAGGCGGCCATGTCGATCTCGGGCCGCGCAGCAAACGCGACTATCAGCTCTTCCCGCATATCGAGACGATCGAAGGCCGTGTTTCGGCCGAGCAGATCCTTTGCGGGCGCGGCCTCGTCAATCTCTACAACGCCATCTGCATCGTCGACGGCATCCAGCCGACGATGAAGGATCCGGCCGACATCACCTCGCATGCGCTTGCCGGCAGCGACAAGGCGGCCGTCGAGACCGTCTCGCTGTTTGCCACCTATCTCGGCCGCGTGGCGGGCGACATGGCGATGGTGTTCATGGCGCGCGGCGGCGTCTATCTCTCCGGCGGCATCTCGCAGAAGATTCTCCCGGCGCTGAAAAAGCCGGAATTCCGCGCAGCCTTCGAGGACAAGGCGCCGCACAGCGCACTGCTTCGCACCATCCCGACCTATGTGGTGACGCATCCCCTGGCCGCGCTCGCCGGGCTTTCCTCCTATGCACGCATGCCCGCCAATTTCGGCGTCTCGACGGAGGGCCGCCGCTGGCGGCGTTAG
- a CDS encoding methylglyoxal synthase, whose protein sequence is MAGGKCLALIAHDQKKDDMADFARANRDLLSRWKIVATGTTGGRVLDAAPDLDVTRLKSGPLGGDQQIGALISTGEVGALIFFVDPLTPMPHDVDVKALMRLAIVYDIPMALNHATAIKLLPTLEA, encoded by the coding sequence ATGGCCGGCGGCAAATGCCTTGCATTGATTGCGCATGACCAGAAGAAGGACGACATGGCGGACTTCGCCCGCGCCAACCGGGACCTTCTCTCCCGCTGGAAGATCGTCGCCACCGGCACGACCGGCGGGCGCGTGCTCGACGCCGCCCCGGATCTCGACGTCACGAGGCTGAAAAGCGGGCCGCTCGGCGGCGACCAGCAGATCGGCGCGCTGATTTCGACCGGCGAGGTCGGCGCCCTGATCTTCTTCGTCGACCCGCTGACGCCGATGCCGCACGATGTCGACGTCAAGGCGCTGATGCGGCTCGCCATCGTTTACGATATTCCGATGGCGCTCAACCACGCGACCGCTATAAAACTTCTTCCGACACTCGAAGCCTGA
- the mepA gene encoding penicillin-insensitive murein endopeptidase encodes MAFGFAQAFRTFGKLTLAGVIGASLAVGDVGAEQKTPSPGSAKGQFGAVSLPTQGPAQPIGFYAKGCMTGAVALPTDGPTWEAMRLSRNRRWGNPAMIALLERLSQDGAKYAGWPGLLVGDIAQPRGGPMFNGHASHQIGLDADVWFTPMPARRMSAQEREDLPFTTMLQKDKFLTVDPKVWTDSRARLLMLAASYPEVERIFVNPAIKKKMCDTWRGDRTNLGKLRPEYGHDSHFHIRIKCPPGAAGCTPQAPVAAGDGCDKSLAWWFTPAPWAAPKPPKPGAEPPKPPREMMVSDLPKACAAVLDAAPVASMQAATYGGSSAAGGPSAASALTAAPAAEPAADTDGELPDVGPVPNDKPAIQ; translated from the coding sequence ATGGCTTTCGGCTTCGCTCAGGCTTTCAGGACATTCGGCAAACTGACGCTTGCCGGCGTAATCGGCGCAAGCCTTGCCGTCGGCGATGTCGGCGCCGAGCAGAAGACGCCGAGCCCCGGCAGTGCCAAGGGGCAGTTCGGCGCCGTCAGCCTGCCGACGCAAGGACCGGCGCAGCCGATCGGCTTTTACGCAAAGGGCTGCATGACCGGGGCAGTGGCGCTGCCGACCGACGGGCCGACCTGGGAGGCGATGCGGCTTTCGCGCAATCGCCGCTGGGGCAATCCGGCCATGATCGCGCTGCTCGAGCGGCTTTCGCAGGATGGAGCCAAATATGCCGGCTGGCCGGGCCTCCTCGTCGGCGATATCGCCCAGCCGCGCGGCGGGCCGATGTTCAATGGCCACGCCTCGCACCAGATCGGCCTCGATGCCGATGTCTGGTTCACGCCGATGCCGGCGCGGCGCATGAGCGCCCAGGAGCGCGAGGACCTGCCCTTCACCACCATGCTGCAGAAGGACAAGTTCCTGACAGTCGACCCCAAGGTCTGGACGGACTCGCGGGCGCGGCTCCTGATGCTGGCGGCGAGCTATCCCGAAGTCGAGCGCATCTTCGTCAATCCGGCGATCAAGAAGAAGATGTGCGACACCTGGAGAGGCGACCGCACCAATCTCGGCAAGCTCCGGCCGGAATACGGCCATGACTCGCATTTCCATATTCGCATCAAGTGCCCGCCCGGTGCCGCCGGATGCACGCCGCAGGCCCCGGTCGCGGCAGGCGACGGCTGCGACAAGTCGCTCGCCTGGTGGTTCACGCCGGCACCCTGGGCCGCACCGAAGCCGCCGAAGCCCGGCGCCGAACCGCCGAAGCCGCCGCGCGAGATGATGGTCTCCGATCTGCCGAAGGCCTGCGCCGCCGTGCTCGACGCCGCGCCCGTCGCCTCGATGCAGGCCGCCACCTATGGCGGATCTTCCGCCGCGGGCGGGCCTTCCGCCGCAAGCGCGCTTACCGCCGCTCCGGCCGCGGAACCTGCTGCCGATACCGATGGAGAACTGCCCGATGTCGGCCCCGTTCCGAACGACAAGCCGGCGATCCAGTAA
- a CDS encoding extracellular solute-binding protein translates to MAALWSKIGLFLTLAAALAPLTATAEDQPFQIGSSVVSEMKYKPGFAHFDYVNPDAPKIGDLRLSASGAFDTFNPLLAKGQTAVGLSLVYDTLLKPADDELLVSYGLLAEGLSVPDDVSSATFRLRKEAKWADGQPVTPEDVIFSLDKTKDLNPLAGNYYQHVVKAEKTGERDVTFTFDEKNNRELPNILGQLMIVPKHWWEAPGPDGKPRDITKTTLEPVMGSGPYKIASFSPGATIRYELRDDYWGKDLNVNVGQNNFRNVIYTYFGDRDVEFEAFRAGNSDYWQETTAARWATGYDFPAVKEGRIKKQEVANPLRSTGILQALVPNMRRDLFKDIKVREALNYGFDFEELNRTVAFNSYKRIDSYFWNTELASSGLPQGRELEILQGMKDKVPAEIFTSPYTNPVGGDPQKSRDNLRKAIALLKEAGWELKGNRMVNSKTGQPMSFEILLSSPMLERWAVPYASNLKKIGIDARVRTVDASQAVNRERSFDYDMIWNVWAETMNPGNEQADYWGSGSVNQQGSHNYAGIANPAVDELIRMIIFAPNRDEQVAAIKAMDRVLLANHYVIPLFYRDTYNVAYWNTVTHPAEFPAYSLGFPDAWWSTSAK, encoded by the coding sequence ATGGCGGCTTTGTGGTCGAAGATCGGTTTGTTTCTGACGCTTGCGGCGGCTCTGGCGCCGTTAACGGCAACGGCTGAGGACCAGCCGTTTCAGATCGGAAGTTCGGTCGTCAGCGAGATGAAGTACAAGCCGGGCTTTGCACATTTCGACTACGTCAATCCAGATGCTCCGAAAATTGGAGATCTCCGTCTTTCTGCAAGCGGTGCTTTCGACACCTTCAATCCTCTGCTTGCAAAGGGCCAGACAGCCGTAGGTCTGTCGCTTGTTTACGACACGTTGCTGAAGCCGGCCGATGACGAGCTTCTCGTATCCTACGGCCTGCTTGCCGAAGGGCTCTCCGTTCCCGATGACGTATCGAGCGCGACCTTTCGGCTGCGGAAGGAAGCGAAATGGGCCGATGGTCAGCCGGTGACGCCCGAAGACGTCATCTTCAGTCTGGACAAGACCAAGGACCTAAATCCGCTTGCCGGCAATTATTATCAGCATGTCGTCAAAGCGGAAAAAACCGGCGAGCGTGACGTCACCTTCACCTTCGACGAAAAGAACAATCGTGAACTGCCGAATATTCTCGGCCAGTTGATGATCGTCCCGAAACATTGGTGGGAAGCTCCGGGACCGGACGGCAAGCCGCGCGACATTACCAAGACGACGCTGGAGCCCGTGATGGGATCCGGGCCTTACAAGATCGCATCCTTCTCGCCCGGCGCCACAATCCGTTATGAACTGCGGGACGACTATTGGGGCAAGGACCTCAATGTGAATGTCGGCCAGAACAATTTCCGCAACGTCATCTACACTTATTTCGGTGATCGGGATGTCGAGTTCGAAGCCTTTCGCGCCGGCAACAGCGACTATTGGCAGGAAACCACTGCTGCCCGCTGGGCGACGGGATATGATTTTCCCGCGGTGAAGGAAGGACGCATCAAGAAGCAGGAGGTTGCAAACCCGCTGCGCTCCACCGGCATCCTGCAAGCGCTCGTGCCCAACATGCGGCGTGATCTCTTCAAGGACATCAAGGTCCGCGAGGCCTTGAACTACGGGTTCGACTTCGAGGAGTTGAACCGCACCGTTGCTTTCAACAGTTACAAACGCATCGACAGCTATTTCTGGAACACCGAACTTGCCTCTTCCGGCCTGCCGCAGGGGAGGGAACTGGAAATTCTGCAGGGCATGAAGGACAAGGTGCCGGCAGAAATCTTCACCTCGCCTTATACCAATCCCGTCGGCGGCGATCCGCAGAAGAGCCGCGACAATCTCCGCAAGGCGATCGCGCTTCTGAAAGAGGCCGGCTGGGAGCTGAAGGGCAATCGCATGGTCAACAGCAAGACCGGCCAGCCGATGAGTTTTGAGATCCTGTTGTCGAGCCCGATGCTGGAGCGCTGGGCGGTGCCTTATGCCAGCAATCTCAAGAAAATCGGCATCGATGCGCGGGTCCGCACGGTCGATGCCTCGCAAGCCGTCAATCGCGAACGCAGCTTCGACTATGATATGATTTGGAATGTCTGGGCGGAAACCATGAATCCGGGCAACGAGCAGGCCGATTATTGGGGCTCCGGTTCGGTCAACCAGCAGGGCTCTCACAACTATGCCGGCATTGCCAACCCGGCCGTCGATGAGCTCATCCGCATGATCATCTTTGCGCCGAACCGCGATGAGCAGGTCGCGGCGATCAAGGCAATGGACCGGGTATTGCTGGCAAACCACTACGTCATCCCGCTGTTCTATCGCGATACCTATAACGTCGCCTATTGGAACACCGTCACCCATCCGGCCGAGTTTCCGGCATACAGCCTTGGTTTCCCCGATGCCTGGTGGTCGACCTCGGCGAAATGA
- a CDS encoding microcin C ABC transporter permease YejB, which produces MGAYVIRRLLLMIPTIIGIMAISFTVIQFAPGGPVEQVIAQLTGQADSADQRLSGGGDLLGDGGGDEGSKYRGAQGLDPELIAKLEKQFGFDKPPLTRFGEMMWNYIRFDFGESFFRNTTVLDLVKEKLPVSISLGIWILIFSYAISIPLGIRKAVKDGSTFDVWTSGVIVVGYAVPSFLFGILLIVLFAGGSFYDWFPLRGLISDNFDQLAWWQKPLDYFWHLTLPLISLSLAAFATTTLLTKNSFIEEIKKQYVVTARAKGLNERQVLYGHVFRNAMLIIIAGFPGAFISAFFTGSLLIENIFSLDGLGRLGYLSVVNRDYPIVFATLYIFSLLGLAVSLISDLIYTWIDPRIDFERRDV; this is translated from the coding sequence ATGGGCGCTTATGTCATTCGCCGACTGCTTCTGATGATCCCGACCATTATCGGCATCATGGCGATTTCCTTCACTGTCATTCAGTTCGCCCCCGGCGGCCCCGTCGAGCAGGTAATCGCCCAATTGACCGGTCAGGCCGACAGTGCCGATCAGCGCCTGTCCGGTGGCGGCGATCTGCTCGGTGATGGAGGAGGGGACGAAGGCTCCAAATATCGCGGTGCCCAGGGGCTCGATCCGGAGCTGATCGCCAAGCTCGAAAAGCAATTCGGCTTCGACAAGCCGCCGCTGACGCGGTTCGGCGAAATGATGTGGAATTACATCCGCTTCGATTTCGGCGAGAGCTTCTTCCGCAACACCACGGTGCTCGACCTCGTCAAGGAAAAGCTGCCGGTGTCGATCTCGCTCGGCATCTGGATCCTGATCTTCTCCTATGCCATCTCCATACCGCTCGGCATCCGCAAGGCGGTCAAGGACGGATCGACCTTCGATGTCTGGACGTCGGGCGTCATCGTCGTCGGTTACGCCGTGCCGAGCTTCCTTTTCGGCATTCTCCTGATCGTGCTCTTTGCCGGCGGCTCCTTCTACGATTGGTTTCCGCTGCGCGGCCTCATCTCCGACAATTTCGACCAGCTTGCCTGGTGGCAGAAGCCGCTCGACTATTTCTGGCACCTCACGCTGCCGCTGATTTCTCTTTCGCTTGCCGCCTTCGCCACCACGACACTGTTGACCAAGAATTCCTTCATCGAGGAGATCAAGAAGCAATATGTCGTCACCGCCCGCGCCAAGGGCCTGAACGAGCGGCAGGTGCTCTACGGCCATGTCTTCCGCAACGCCATGCTGATCATCATCGCCGGTTTTCCCGGCGCCTTCATTTCCGCTTTCTTCACCGGCTCGCTGCTCATCGAGAACATTTTCTCGCTGGATGGCCTCGGCCGCCTCGGCTACCTCTCGGTGGTCAACCGGGATTACCCGATCGTTTTCGCGACCCTCTATATATTCTCGCTGCTCGGCCTCGCCGTCAGCCTGATCTCCGACCTGATTTACACCTGGATCGATCCGCGCATCGATTTCGAGCGGAGGGATGTCTGA